AGTAATCGGTCAATCAgctttttacttttgagAAGACAATTGCTTGAGCTTTTGCTTGACAATCTTCTGTTCCTCAATCAAAAAGGCACGAACAATACGATCCTTAACGGCATTGGCACTCAAGCAACCGCCATAAGCACGCTGGACAGTCTTCTTGTTGTGTGAAAGACGAGCAAACTCACGAGGACGCAGAGCGGGAATACCTTGCAAAGGGACGCCAGTATCACCGCAGCGAGGAATGGTGCCAAGCTTCTTGATGTGAAGATAGCGAATGTTGTTACCAGGAGTCTTGATAATTCTGGTTCTGTTGCTACGAGTGTTGTAAGCAAGGCGACGGCGGTAGGTAACTCGTTGAGCCATTTTTGttagatttttttcgtttgttCTGCGCAGGTTTCCTTTTCAGCTATTTGGGAAATTGTGTTGTGTGTGACTGTTTTTACTCTCGGTAGGCCAcccttttttctaaatacaGAGTAGCGTACTTCGTTATAAGTTTTATAACGTATATAAATTCAAGTAGGTTATTGTGGCTTTTCATATGCGTTGGCTAGGAATCGTTACAGAGGATTTTTACTTCGCAAGTAAGCGTGCATGCAGAATTCCAATTTTCTACTAAGTGTATCCAGCTAACTCCTCTATTATTTGGCCAGTCAACTTATTTTCATTGATCTGATCCCTTTTTATGTCTAGTGGTTTTTGAGTTTTGCATTAGAACATCAAACATTTCGTTGAAATCTCCTTcttacaatttttaaaatttagaaTAATGCGACCAGCAAAATCTGTCGAAGGTTATATCATCATAGTCACTGGAGTTCATCCAGAAGCTACCGAAGAACAAGTAGAGGATTTATTTGCAGATTTTGGACCGGTCAAAAACTTGCACCTCAATTTAGATCGACGTACAGGTTATGTAAAGGGATATGCACTGATAGAATATGCTACATTGGAGCAAGCCCAGAAAGCTGTAGACGAAAAAAACCTCTCTTTGTTAGATGAAAAACTGGAGGTTGACTTTGCGTTTTTAGAGCCTCCAGAACGAGCTCCCAGGCCATCTATTTCTACGAGGAGCCGAAGTCAATCTCCTGAAGTTCAACATCGAGATAGAGATGTAGCAATGGCTGAGCCCTAAATGGGCTTCTGAAAATACACAAAACTTATTTATGTTAGTAGAGAAAAGGAGACAGGCTTGGAACTTAAGGGCATGTAACAACACTTGGATCTACGCTTCGAAAACAAAACTTATTCTCAAATCTCAACGTTCTTCAGCTATGAAGAGCCTTAACGAATAATTTAATGACtttattgaagaagaaaccTCGTTTCTTCAATCTCTTTCTCTTGTACAGATACACGATACAATTTACAATGCAAGCATGGAGATTTATATGgttattttgtattttgctCAATAATAAGCagaattttataaaaattctcAATAATGTTTACAATATCTAATATTCGATATGGAATGCTAGACTACATATTCAATGTTTGGTCTTTTTATCATCACATTTCAGATTATCAGTAATTAAACCAGAAATGTACATTTAATGCTCA
This portion of the Schizosaccharomyces pombe strain 972h- genome assembly, chromosome: I genome encodes:
- the rpl3401 gene encoding 60S ribosomal protein L34, which translates into the protein MAQRVTYRRRLAYNTRSNRTRIIKTPGNNIRYLHIKKLGTIPRCGDTGVPLQGIPALRPREFARLSHNKKTVQRAYGGCLSANAVKDRIVRAFLIEEQKIVKQKLKQLSSQK
- the rbm8 gene encoding RNA-binding protein; amino-acid sequence: MRPAKSVEGYIIIVTGVHPEATEEQVEDLFADFGPVKNLHLNLDRRTGYVKGYALIEYATLEQAQKAVDEKNLSLLDEKLEVDFAFLEPPERAPRPSISTRSRSQSPEVQHRDRDVAMAEP